AAAAAAAGGTCTTCAAATAAAAGACTCAAAAGTATTGGTTTTAGGAATGACATTTAAAGAAAATTGCCCAGATGTAAGAAATACAAAAGTAGTAGATATAATAAATGAGATGAAAGAGTATGGATGTGTTGTAGAAGTTGCAGATTATTGGGCAGATAAAAATGAAGTAAAACATGAATATGATTTAGATTTAATAGAGAATTATGACCTAAATGATTATAAAGCAATAATAGTAGCAGTAGGACATGAGAAATATAGAGGATTAGAGATATCAACAGATAATAAAGTAGTATTTGATATAAAATCTATTTTACCAAAAGCTGATGCAAGACTATAATAACTAATAATATTATTTTAAGAAACAAAAAAATATAATCCTTTAAATTATTATTTAAAGGATTTTTTATGAAATCTGCATTTTCTTTACTTGAGTTAATTTTCGCAATTGTGATTTTAGGAATTATTGCATCATTTGCAGTACCAAAACTTATGGACACAAAAGATAGTGCGTTGATTTCAACTATAAAAAGAGATATAAATACTTCAATAAATTCTATTCAAAGTTACTATTTACTTAATCAAAAGATAGAAAAAATAAGTGATACAATGAATATAAATGATACAAATTGGATTATAAGCGATTTGAAAATGCAAGATAGAAATAGTTGTTTATCTTTAGAAGTAAAAACATCAGATCTTGGAAATAAAACAATTGAATTAACAGTTGATGATACAAAAGAGATTACTATTTGTAAAAAATTAAGAGATGCTGGTTTGATTTCAAAAACTTATGAGTTATATTAAATTTTATTCCTTTTTTCTAACTCTTAAAAAAGAAGCAAATTTTGGTTTTCCATTTTTTGTTAAATCATAATATTTAAAAGTTATTGTTTCTCCAATTTTGGGAGGATTTAATCTCTCTTTATTTGAAAAACCTCCACCTAAATTAAAAATTATTCCATTTTTTAACTTCACAACTAAACTTTTGAATTTTTTATCTTTATTAAAATTATGTGATATAACAACAGCTTCATCATCAAAAAAAGTTTTTACTTTTAAAAGATTATCATTTCTTCCAGTTTGATACTCTAAATTTGGATTTTTTATTATAATCCCTTCAGCTTTTTTGTTTATTAGTTCTTTTAGATAATTATTTAAGTGAGTTTTATCTTTACAAATTATTTGGGGAATAATTTTTATATTGTTATTTGGATTTTTATTTAGCCAATCTTGTAGTTTTTCTAATCTTTTTGGAAAAATACCTTTTGTATTTGGAACTTCAAAAATATTATACGTAATTTGTTCCCAGTTTTTAGAAGGTTTTGAATCTAAAACTATATTTTGTATATTTTCAAAGTTATCTTTTTTTGTATATAACTCTCCATCGAGTTCAAATGGTGGAAAATCTTTTATAAACCAAGATGGAGCATAAATTTTATTTCCATTTTTACTTAAAAATTCTTTTCCATTCCAGTATGCTCTTATTCCATCTAACTTTTCACTCATATACCAATTTTCGATTTTATGCTTTTTTTCATCATATATAGTTGCTTTTTGTAAATCAAAACAAAAAAGTGAAGTAGAAAGTAAAAAAATAAGTAAAAATCTCATAAAAAAGCCTTTAAATAATTTAAAATATTATATTTACAATATTCTTAAATATTTTAAAAACATCATAAAATCATAATAATTATTTAGCTAAAATAAACCACTTTTCACAAGAAAATAGATATAAAAGGACTTGAATTGGGTGAAAATAAAATATTAGATGAAAATAGTAAAAAAGTAATATTAGATTCAATTAGAAGTATAAAAGATTTTCCAAAACATGGAATTATATTTAAAGATATTACAACTTTGTTAAATAATAAAGAGGCTTTTCAATTATTGATGAATCATTTAGAAGATAGATATAAATCATATAATTTAGATTATATAGCTGGAATTGACTCTCGTGGTTTTATCTTTGGAGCAGCACTTGCTGATAGATTAGGAGTTGGATTTGTTCCTGTACGAAAAAAAGGAAAACTTCCAAGTACAACAGTTTGTGAGAAATATGAATTAGAGTATGGTTTTGATGAAGTTGAACTACATCTTGATGCTTTTAATAATCAAAAAAATTTAAATGTTTTATTAATAGATGATATTATTGTAAGTGGTGGAACAGCGTACGCAGCTGCAAATTTAATCAAAAAACTTGATGTAAATTTAGTAGAGATGTGTTTTTTGATGAATATTCATATTTTAAACGGTGCTAAAAAATTAAGTGAAGTTGCACCTGTTTATTCTGTATTAGAAATTTAATAAAAAGAGAAAATAAATGAGTAATTATATTCCAAAACCAAGTATTTTTGATCCGGATGAAAAGGGTCAATTTGGTATTTTTGGGGGACAATATGTTCCTGAAACATTAATGCCAATTTTAAAAGAATTAGAAACACAATATAAAAAATATAGATTTGATAAAGAGTTTTGGGCAGAAGTTAATGCTTTATTAAAAGATTATGTAGGACGTGAAAATCCTTTATATTTTGCAAAAAATATAAGTGATGAAATCGGTGCAAAGATTTATTTAAAAAGAGAAGACTTAAATCATACAGGAGCTCATAAAGTAAATAATGTAATTGCTCAAGGTTTACTTGCAAAAAAAATGGGAAAAACGAAGGTGATTGCTGAAACAGGAGCAGGACAACATGGTGTTGCAACTGCTACAATTGCAGCACTTATGGGACTTGAATGTACTGTTTTTATGGGTGCAAAAGATGTTGAAAGACAAGAGTTAAATGTATTTAGAATGAAACTTTTAGGAGCAAAAGTTGTTGCTGTTGAAAGTGGAAGTAAAACTTTAAAAGATGCTATGAATGATGCAATTAGATATTGGGTTACAAACGCACGTGATACATTTTATATAATTGGAACTGTTGCAGGTCCTCATCCTTATCCTATGATGGTAAGAGATTTTCAAGCAGTTATTGGTTATGAAGCCAGAAAACAAATTTTAGAAAAAGAGGGAAAACTTCCTGATTATGTGGTTGCTTGTATTGGTGGTGGATCAAACGCTATTGGTATGTTCTCTCATTTTTTAGAGGACAAAGAAGTTAAATGTGTTGGAATTGAAGCAGGTGGATTAGGAATTGATACTGATAAACATGGCTGTTCTTTAGAAAAAGGAACACCTGGTGTTTTACATGGTCAATGTTCATATTTACTTCAAGATGAAGATGGGCAAGTTTTAGAGGCTCACTCAATTAGTGCAGGACTTGATTATCCTGGAATTGGCCCAGAACATGCTTTTCATAAAGATAATAAATCAGTAAGTTATGATTCAATTACAGACCAAGAAGCTTTAGATGCTTTTGTATGGTTGAGTAGAGCAGAGGGAATTATTCCAGCTTTTGAATCATCTCATGCAATTGCATATTTAAAGAAAGCAAAAGAAAAATTAAAAGGGAAGATAGTAATCGTAAATTTATCAGGACGTGGAGATAAAGATATGGTTCAAGCAAAAAGTTTATTAGATTTTAAATAGTAGGGAAAAATGTGAAAGAACTTTTTAGAAAAATTCAGCCTTATTCGGGAAAAATATTTGCAATAGGATTAGTTTTATTCTTTTCCTTTCTAGCGTACAATTTATATAATGCGCCAGTTGATGGTTTTGATGAAAAATTTATTTATTTACTTAAAAAATATGGATATATCATACTTTTTGCATGGGGTATGCTAGAAGGTGAAGCTGGTCTTGTAATGGCTGGATTATTATCTCATACGGGTGATATGAATTTGTATCTTGCAATATTTGTAGCAGGTCTTGGTGGTTTTGCAGGTGACCAAGTCTATTTTTATATAGGAAGATTTAATAAAGCTTATGTACATAGAAACTTCAAAAGTCAAAGAAGGAAATTTGCTTTAGCACATATTTTATTGAAAAAACATGGTTGGCCAATTATTTTTGTACAAAGATATATGTATGGAATGAGAACTGTAATCCCTATTTCAATTGGTCTTACAAGATATAGTGCTAAAATGTTTGCGTTTATAAATTTAATATCAGCTTGGTGTTGGGCTGCGATTACCATTGTACCTGTTTGGTATTTTGGGAATGAAATATTAGTTGTTTTAGAGTGGGCAAAGGAACATTGGTATTTAGCAATTCCAATTGCTGCAATATTTGGTGGAGGTATTATATACTACATCAATAAGGCTACAAAAAAAGTAGAGAAAAGGAGTTTAAATGAAGATTAATTTAGTTGAAAAAAGTGAAAAAATTAGTTCAGAAGTTGAAATAATTTTTGTTAAAGATTTAGAAAACTTAACAAATGACAAAGAAGTTTTAGAAATTCTTGATTTTAAAGCAAAAGATGAATCTTGCGTTTTATTAGCTGAATCTAAAAAAATTTATGTGGGATTTGAAGATAATTCTTATGAGTGTATAGCAATAGCAACAGCAACAGCTATTAAAAAACTTCAAACTACAAATTTCAAAAATGCAAAAATTGAATTAAATGAAGTTTTAGAAGAAAATTTTAAAGCTTTAGTTGAAGGTGCAGCTTTAGGACAATATAAATTTGTTGATTACAAATCAGAAAAAGATAAGAAAAAAATTGAATTAGATATTATAGTAGATGAAAAAACAAAAAAATTAGAATCAATTTTAAATGAATCAAAAATTATTGCAAAAGCTGTAAATAAAGCTAGAAATATGGTAAATACAGCTCCAGCTGATTTTTATCCTGAAGTTATGGCAAAAATGGCACAAGAAATTGCAAAAGATGTTGAAATAAAATGTGAAATTCATGGTGAAAGTTATTTAGAAAAACATAAAATGATGGCAATGCATAGTGTTGGAAGAGCTTCAATTCATGAGTCAAAACTAATTCATTTAACATATAAACCAAAAAATCCAAAATTTAAAATTGTTTTAGTTGGAAAAGGTTTAACTTATGATTCTGGTGGATTATCTTTAAAACCTGCTGATTTTATGGTAACTATGAAAGCTGATAAATCAGGTGGTTGTGCCGTTCTTTCAACTATGTGGGCAATTGCAAAACTTGAACTTCCATTTGAAGTTCATGGAATTGTTGGAGCTGTTGAAAATATGATAGGTGGAAATGCTTATAAACCTGATGATATTTTAACTGCAAAAAATGGAAAAACTATAGAAGTAAGAAATACAGATGCTGAAGGAAGATTAGTTTTAGCAGATTGTTTATGTTATGCCCAAGATGAGATTAAAGATATTGATTATATTTTTGATTATGCAACACTAACGGGTGCTTGTGTAGTTGGAGTTGGTGAATATACAACTGGAATTATGGGAAATAATGAAGTTTTAAAAAGAAATGCAGTTGCTAGTGCTTTAAAAGCCGGTGAATATGCTACTTCTTTAGATTTTAACAGATTTCTGAAAAAAACAATTAAATCAGAAATTGCAGATGTTTGTAATGTTGCAAATACAAGATATGGTGGAGCAATAACAGCTGGAATGTTTTTAGATAATTTTATTTATGATGAAAATAAAAACAAATGGATACATTTTGATATAGCTGGACCTGCATATGTTGAAAAAGCTTGGGGCTATAATGCCCATGGTGCAAGTGGTGCTGGTGTTAGAACTACTATAGGATTTTTAAAAGATTTATTGGAAGATTAAAATAATGGGATAAAAATCCCATTATTTAATTTCTACTTATTTGATAAACAATAGGAACAGTAATTTCCCAAGAGTTTTTATCAAGTTTTTCTGGAATAGGCTCAAAGCTAGCAATTTTTTCAAAAATTTCAAGAGCTGCATTATCTAAACTATCAAAATTTGAACTTTTATGAATTTTACAATGTTTTATTTTCCCATCTTTTAAAATAAAAAATGTAACATGAACTTTTCCAGTTTGATTTAATCTTTTTGCTGTTTTAGGGTAAATTTTATTTTTTTCAATATGAAATCTTACTTTTGATAAATATTCAGATTCTATACTTTCTATTTCACTTGCACTCATCATTGGTTTTGAAGGAAGTGCTTCAACTGGTTTTGCTTCTTGAACAGGAATAACTTCTGTTTTTTGTTCAACTTTTTCTATTGGTTTCTCAATAGGTTTTTCTACTTGTTTTTTTTCAACTATTTTTTTAGGTTTTTGAACAGGTTTTTCTACTTTTTTCTTAATAGGTTTTGGTGTTTCAACAACAGGTTCAGGAATTGGTTCTGGTTCAACTAAAGTTTGTTCAGGTTGAGATTCAACAACAGGTTCAGGTTTTAAATCTACATGTTGTAAAGATATTGTTTTAACCTCTTCAACTTTTTTTTCAGGCATGATTAAAGTATCTGCAAAAACATAAAATAGAAAAAAAGAGGCAATTAAATATATACTAATTGCCATAAAGAATGAGTTTAAATATCTGTAACTATTCATTTTTTTGTCACTATCGATACATTAGAATAATGATTCTTTTTTAACATATCAAGTACTTCTACAAAAGATTCAAATTTTGTGTTTTTATCTGTATTAATATGTATTGGAGTCTCTTTTGAAGATTCTAAAATAATTTTTTCAATATTCTCTAAAGTTTCAATTCTATCTTCAAAAAACAATTCTCCACTCTCTTGAATTACCAAAATAATCTCTTTATCTGGTTTTAATTGGTCTGCATTTGAAGCATTTGGTAAAGATATTGGAATAATTCCTCTTGTAATAAAAGTTGAAGTTAATAAAACAATTGCTAAAAGAACAAGTAAAACATCAATAAATGGAATTACATTTATTGAATCATATTTCTTCAGTTTCATATAAACTCTCCAAAACTTCTGCGTATCTTCCTAAAATATTATAAAACACCATAGAGATGATAGCTACAACAAGTCCAACAGCAGTTGCTTTTAATGCTAATGCTAAAGATTCCATAATTTTTGCTGCATCAATATCTCCACTTCCCATAGTCATAAAAGTAAGCATAATCGCTAATACAGTTCCAAGCAATCCAATATATGGTGAATTTGATGCAATTGTTCCTATAACAGTTAGATGTTTTGTTAATGCTACATCAAGTTGTTTTTTGTTTTTATATTGTTTTATATTGATTTTTTTATAAAAAATTATTCTTTCAATAAAAAACCATACAGCAATAAAACTCATAAATATTAATAGTGAAATCACCCCATAATCCACTAAATGTTTAAGAGTTTCAATGTCCATGTTTTCCATAATTTTTCCTTTCCATGTTTTCTAATGTGAATTTTATTACAATATTGATAATAATTATCTTAATTGAAATATAAATTAACTTTTTGTTAAAAAATGATTAAAAAAGCTGATATACAATTTCGATTGAAAAAAATGAAAGGAAATAAGTTGCGTAAAATAATAGTGTGTTCATTGTTTTGTAGTTTAGCCTTTGCAAATAATTTAGAAATTTTGCAAAAGGATAAAAAAGAGTTAAGGCAATTAGATAAAAAATCAATAGAATCAAATTATGAGAGTAACAAAAATGATTGGATTTCACCAATTAATCTAAGCTCAGGATTAAGTAGAAATCACTCTTTTTCTACTGAAAGTGATAAGTTCTCAAAAAGTGTTTCTATAGGTTTTACTCAAAGTATTTATCAATCAGGTGGAATTGAGTTTACTATTCAATATGCAAAAGACCAATTAAATTATGATTTATTAACTTGGGAAAATGAAAATGCTCAACTTTTAGAATCTATTTATGATACTTTATTAGAGATTAGAAAGATAAAAATTCAGATAGAGCAGGGCATTTATAAACTTGCAAGTAAAGAGATAGAACTAAATATTAAAAAGATTCAATATGAAGCAGGGAATACTGATATTGTTGAATTAAATAATGCTTTAATGAGTAAAAACACTCAAATTAAAGAGAATATCTCTTTGGAAAATTCTTTAAAAGATAAAATTTTTGAGTTATCAAAATATACAGATTTAAAATATGATGAAATTGAGATAATAGATTTTAATAATGTTTCAAAAGAGGATTATGTAAGTAAAAATATAGAGTATTTAGTAGAAGACGCAAGAGTTGAAATGTTAAATACTAACTATAAAAAAACAAAAACTAACTATCTTCCAAAAGTCTCTTTAGGATTAAATGGTTCTTATTCAAATATTGATGATTTGATAAAAAATACAAAAAATGAAGATGAAACTTCAGGAAGTGCTTCTTTAACTTTGAGTGTTCCTTTATATGATTATAATAAAACAAGTAAATTAGAAGATGCAAAATTAGAGTATTTAAAACAAAAAAGTTCGGCAAATGATTTAAAAAATGAGTTAGCTTATGAGTATGAACAAATTATAAATCAAATTGATACATATAAAAAACAAAATAAAATTATTGAAGATAATATCAAATTATATGATGATTTGATAACTGCAAATAGAGTTTCAAATGATGCTGGAATGACTTCTGCTTATGATTTAGAGGTTTTAGAAAATACAAAAAAAGTAAATGAGTATGATTTACAAATCAATGAGATAAATATCAAATTACAATTCTCAAAATTATATTTTAAAATAAAAGGCTAAGGTAGATAGATGGAAGATAAAAAGTTATTGGAAGAGTTAGAGAGTCATAGTAATAAAAAATCAAAAAAATTCTATATTTTTGTAATACTATTTTTAGTTGTAGGTGCTGTTTTAGCCTATTATTTTTTAATTTTTAATAAAACAAATAAAAGTGAAGTTGTTGAATATGTAACAAAAAATGTAACACGAGGTGATTTATCAGTAGTTGTTAGTGCAACAGGAACTTTAAATCCTACAAATAGTGTTGAAGTTGGAGTTGAAGTATCTGGAACTTTAAAAGAGATTTATGTTGATTTTAATGATGAAGTTGAAGTTGGACAAGTTTTAGCAAGACTTGATACAAGAAAATTACAATCTGAAGTTGATGGACAAACAGCAGCTTTAGCAATTGCAAAAGCAAATCAACTTGAAAGTGAAGTTGATTTAAAAAATAAAAAATTAGTTTATGATAGAACTTTAAAAATGTTTAATAGTTCAGGTGGAAAATATCCATCAAAAAATGAGTTAGACCAAGCTAAATTTGGTTATGAAGCAGCTCTATCATCTTTACAAGCTGCAAAATCTAAAGTTGAACAAGCTTCATTTACTTTAAAAACTGCAATGCAAAATTTAGATAAAGCAGAAGTTAAATCATCAATAAAAGGTATAGTTTTAGATAGAGCCGTTGAAGTTGGACAAACACTTGCAGCTTCTATGAATGCTCCAAAACTTTTTGTTATTGCAAAAGATTTAAGAAATATGGATTTAATTGTAAGTATTGATGAATCAGATGTTGCAGATATTAAAAAAGATTTACCTGTTACTTTTACAGTTGATGCTTATCCAAATAGAACTTTTAAAGGAAAAATTAAACAAGTAAGACTTAATCCAACTGATACAAATGGAGTAGTAACTTATGAAACAGTTGTTTCAGTTGATAATGAAGAGTTACTTTTAAGACCTGGAATGACTGCAACTGCAAATATTGTTACAAAACAGAGTCTTGATAAATTGATTATTCCAAATAGTGCATTAAGATTTAAACCAAAAATGCCTCAAACTGATGAGAAAAAAGGAACGATGACTTTTGTAGGACCTCCAAGACGTCCTTTAGGTGAAAATGCTCCAAAAGAGTTAGGAAAAAGAGAGTTTTCTCCTATATTTATTTTAGAAAATAATCAACCTAAACGTGTAATGGTTAAAGTTTTAGACAGTGATGGAAAATCAACAACTATTGAATCAAATGATTTAAAAGTAGATGATGTAGTAATTATTTCACAAAAGAGTGAAAATGCAAACTAATAAGACTATCATAGAGTTTAAAAATATAGTAAAAACCTATGGTTTAGGTGAAGCTAAAACTTATGCTCTAAATGGTGTTAGTTTTACAATTAAACAAGGTGAATTTATCGCTATTATGGGAGCAAGTGGAAGTGGTAAATCAACTTCTATGAATATGATAGGATGTTTAGATAAACCAAGTAGTGGTGAATATTTATTTAATGGAATAAATGTAGAAAAACTAAATAGAAATCAAATGGCAATTTTACGAAGAAACTATTTAGGTTTTGTGTTTCAAGGGTTTAATTTGCTTGGAAGAACATCTGCTTTAGAAAATGTTGAATTACCTTTGATTTATAGAAAAGTTCCTTTGGCACAAAGAAAAATATTAGCTCTAAAAGCTTTGGAAAAAGTTGGACTTGGAAGTGTAAGTCATCACACTCCAGCTGAACTTAGTGGAGGTCAGCAACAGCGTGTGGCAATTGCAAGGGCGATTGTAACAAATCCTTTGGTGTTACTTGCAGATGAACCAACGGGAAATCTTGATAGTATAAAAAGTGTTGAGATAATGAATTTATTAAAAGAGTTAAACGAAGAGTCAGGTATTACGATTATTATGGTAACGCACGAAGAAGAGATGGCTAAGTATGCAAATAGAATCATATATTTTAGAGATGGGCATATTGATGATAGTTTAAAAAAAGGATATAAATAATGTTAACTAATGCCTTATTAATAGCCTTAAAAGAGATTAGAAGAAATCTTTTAAGATCTTTTTTAACAATCCTTGGAATTGTAATTGGAGTTGCTTCTGTAATAGCAATGGTTATGATTGGAGATGGAACAACTGCAAATGTAAAACAAAGTATTTCTAAACTTGGAACAAATATGCTAACTTTAAGAGTAGGGCAAGAAAGACGAGGAGCTCCAAGAGATGATAATAGTGCAAAACCATTTACACAAGATGATATAGTTGCAATAAAAAATGATATTCAAAATATAAAAGCAGTTGCAGCTGAAAACTCAACAAAAATGAATATAGTTTATGGAAATAAAAGTACAAGTTCCTCTGTAATTGGTACTTCTAATGACTATTTTATTATTAAAGATTGGGAGTTACTTGAAGGAAGAACTTTTGAAGAGAGTGAGTTAAATAGTGGAAAATCTTCTTGTATTGTAGGAACAACAATAGTAAAACAGTTATTTGATGCAGAAAGTCCTATTGGAGCAAATATAAGACTTAAAAATATCTCTTGTAATATTATTGGAGTTTTAAAATCAAAAGGTGCAGCAGCTTTTGGTAATGACCAAGATGAGATTATTATTGTTCCTCTTAAAATGTATCAAAGTAAAATAAAAGGTAATAAAGATATATCTTCAATTTTAATTTCTATAACTGAAGGAAAATATATTGAAGGTGCAAAAACAGATATAACTTTATTGATGCAAGAAAGAAGAGCTATAAAAGTTGGTGAAGCTGATAATTTCCACATACGTGATATGGAAGATTTATTATCAACTATGACATCTACAACTAAAATGCTTACATATTTACTTGGTTCAATTGCAGCAATTTCTTTACTTGTTGGAGGAATTGGAATTATGAATATAATGTTAGTTTCTGTAACTGAAAGAACAAGAGAAATAGGAACTAGACTTGCTATTGGAGCAATGGAGAGTGAAGTTTTACTTCAATTTTTAGTTGAAGCAGTTGTTTTATCAATGTTTGGGGGAATTATAGGAATTGTTTTTGGGATGTGTATTGGTTACATAGTTGTTAATTCAATGGATTTATTGTTTATTATTAATAAGCAAATAATTATGATTTCATTTTTCTTTTCTACACTGATTGGAGTTGTTTTTGGATATTTTCCAGCTAGAAAAGCTGCAAGATTAAATCCAATTGAAGCTTTACGATATG
The genomic region above belongs to Arcobacter ellisii and contains:
- a CDS encoding ABC transporter ATP-binding protein, whose amino-acid sequence is MQTNKTIIEFKNIVKTYGLGEAKTYALNGVSFTIKQGEFIAIMGASGSGKSTSMNMIGCLDKPSSGEYLFNGINVEKLNRNQMAILRRNYLGFVFQGFNLLGRTSALENVELPLIYRKVPLAQRKILALKALEKVGLGSVSHHTPAELSGGQQQRVAIARAIVTNPLVLLADEPTGNLDSIKSVEIMNLLKELNEESGITIIMVTHEEEMAKYANRIIYFRDGHIDDSLKKGYK
- the exbD gene encoding TonB system transport protein ExbD — translated: MKLKKYDSINVIPFIDVLLVLLAIVLLTSTFITRGIIPISLPNASNADQLKPDKEIILVIQESGELFFEDRIETLENIEKIILESSKETPIHINTDKNTKFESFVEVLDMLKKNHYSNVSIVTKK
- a CDS encoding TolC family protein, giving the protein MRKIIVCSLFCSLAFANNLEILQKDKKELRQLDKKSIESNYESNKNDWISPINLSSGLSRNHSFSTESDKFSKSVSIGFTQSIYQSGGIEFTIQYAKDQLNYDLLTWENENAQLLESIYDTLLEIRKIKIQIEQGIYKLASKEIELNIKKIQYEAGNTDIVELNNALMSKNTQIKENISLENSLKDKIFELSKYTDLKYDEIEIIDFNNVSKEDYVSKNIEYLVEDARVEMLNTNYKKTKTNYLPKVSLGLNGSYSNIDDLIKNTKNEDETSGSASLTLSVPLYDYNKTSKLEDAKLEYLKQKSSANDLKNELAYEYEQIINQIDTYKKQNKIIEDNIKLYDDLITANRVSNDAGMTSAYDLEVLENTKKVNEYDLQINEINIKLQFSKLYFKIKG
- a CDS encoding DedA family protein is translated as MKELFRKIQPYSGKIFAIGLVLFFSFLAYNLYNAPVDGFDEKFIYLLKKYGYIILFAWGMLEGEAGLVMAGLLSHTGDMNLYLAIFVAGLGGFAGDQVYFYIGRFNKAYVHRNFKSQRRKFALAHILLKKHGWPIIFVQRYMYGMRTVIPISIGLTRYSAKMFAFINLISAWCWAAITIVPVWYFGNEILVVLEWAKEHWYLAIPIAAIFGGGIIYYINKATKKVEKRSLNED
- the trpB gene encoding tryptophan synthase subunit beta; the protein is MSNYIPKPSIFDPDEKGQFGIFGGQYVPETLMPILKELETQYKKYRFDKEFWAEVNALLKDYVGRENPLYFAKNISDEIGAKIYLKREDLNHTGAHKVNNVIAQGLLAKKMGKTKVIAETGAGQHGVATATIAALMGLECTVFMGAKDVERQELNVFRMKLLGAKVVAVESGSKTLKDAMNDAIRYWVTNARDTFYIIGTVAGPHPYPMMVRDFQAVIGYEARKQILEKEGKLPDYVVACIGGGSNAIGMFSHFLEDKEVKCVGIEAGGLGIDTDKHGCSLEKGTPGVLHGQCSYLLQDEDGQVLEAHSISAGLDYPGIGPEHAFHKDNKSVSYDSITDQEALDAFVWLSRAEGIIPAFESSHAIAYLKKAKEKLKGKIVIVNLSGRGDKDMVQAKSLLDFK
- a CDS encoding leucyl aminopeptidase, coding for MKINLVEKSEKISSEVEIIFVKDLENLTNDKEVLEILDFKAKDESCVLLAESKKIYVGFEDNSYECIAIATATAIKKLQTTNFKNAKIELNEVLEENFKALVEGAALGQYKFVDYKSEKDKKKIELDIIVDEKTKKLESILNESKIIAKAVNKARNMVNTAPADFYPEVMAKMAQEIAKDVEIKCEIHGESYLEKHKMMAMHSVGRASIHESKLIHLTYKPKNPKFKIVLVGKGLTYDSGGLSLKPADFMVTMKADKSGGCAVLSTMWAIAKLELPFEVHGIVGAVENMIGGNAYKPDDILTAKNGKTIEVRNTDAEGRLVLADCLCYAQDEIKDIDYIFDYATLTGACVVGVGEYTTGIMGNNEVLKRNAVASALKAGEYATSLDFNRFLKKTIKSEIADVCNVANTRYGGAITAGMFLDNFIYDENKNKWIHFDIAGPAYVEKAWGYNAHGASGAGVRTTIGFLKDLLED
- a CDS encoding efflux RND transporter periplasmic adaptor subunit, with the translated sequence MEDKKLLEELESHSNKKSKKFYIFVILFLVVGAVLAYYFLIFNKTNKSEVVEYVTKNVTRGDLSVVVSATGTLNPTNSVEVGVEVSGTLKEIYVDFNDEVEVGQVLARLDTRKLQSEVDGQTAALAIAKANQLESEVDLKNKKLVYDRTLKMFNSSGGKYPSKNELDQAKFGYEAALSSLQAAKSKVEQASFTLKTAMQNLDKAEVKSSIKGIVLDRAVEVGQTLAASMNAPKLFVIAKDLRNMDLIVSIDESDVADIKKDLPVTFTVDAYPNRTFKGKIKQVRLNPTDTNGVVTYETVVSVDNEELLLRPGMTATANIVTKQSLDKLIIPNSALRFKPKMPQTDEKKGTMTFVGPPRRPLGENAPKELGKREFSPIFILENNQPKRVMVKVLDSDGKSTTIESNDLKVDDVVIISQKSENAN
- a CDS encoding DNA ligase; the protein is MRFLLIFLLSTSLFCFDLQKATIYDEKKHKIENWYMSEKLDGIRAYWNGKEFLSKNGNKIYAPSWFIKDFPPFELDGELYTKKDNFENIQNIVLDSKPSKNWEQITYNIFEVPNTKGIFPKRLEKLQDWLNKNPNNNIKIIPQIICKDKTHLNNYLKELINKKAEGIIIKNPNLEYQTGRNDNLLKVKTFFDDEAVVISHNFNKDKKFKSLVVKLKNGIIFNLGGGFSNKERLNPPKIGETITFKYYDLTKNGKPKFASFLRVRKKE
- a CDS encoding energy transducer TonB produces the protein MNSYRYLNSFFMAISIYLIASFFLFYVFADTLIMPEKKVEEVKTISLQHVDLKPEPVVESQPEQTLVEPEPIPEPVVETPKPIKKKVEKPVQKPKKIVEKKQVEKPIEKPIEKVEQKTEVIPVQEAKPVEALPSKPMMSASEIESIESEYLSKVRFHIEKNKIYPKTAKRLNQTGKVHVTFFILKDGKIKHCKIHKSSNFDSLDNAALEIFEKIASFEPIPEKLDKNSWEITVPIVYQISRN
- a CDS encoding type II secretion system protein, producing the protein MKSAFSLLELIFAIVILGIIASFAVPKLMDTKDSALISTIKRDINTSINSIQSYYLLNQKIEKISDTMNINDTNWIISDLKMQDRNSCLSLEVKTSDLGNKTIELTVDDTKEITICKKLRDAGLISKTYELY
- a CDS encoding adenine phosphoribosyltransferase, producing the protein MGENKILDENSKKVILDSIRSIKDFPKHGIIFKDITTLLNNKEAFQLLMNHLEDRYKSYNLDYIAGIDSRGFIFGAALADRLGVGFVPVRKKGKLPSTTVCEKYELEYGFDEVELHLDAFNNQKNLNVLLIDDIIVSGGTAYAAANLIKKLDVNLVEMCFLMNIHILNGAKKLSEVAPVYSVLEI
- the exbB gene encoding TonB-system energizer ExbB is translated as MENMDIETLKHLVDYGVISLLIFMSFIAVWFFIERIIFYKKINIKQYKNKKQLDVALTKHLTVIGTIASNSPYIGLLGTVLAIMLTFMTMGSGDIDAAKIMESLALALKATAVGLVVAIISMVFYNILGRYAEVLESLYETEEI